From Humibacter ginsenosidimutans, a single genomic window includes:
- a CDS encoding AAA family ATPase codes for MAEPPAPAEPPRPSAVLTDDQAAWFQSMVDAIVANVERVLLGKTHVIRLAVTALLSEGHLLLEDVPGTGKTSLARALAESISGTSSRIQFTPDLLPGDVTGVGVYDQRKGDFEFHPGPVFANVVLADEINRASPKTQAALLEVMEERQVSVDGVTHRLAPPFMVIATQNPVEQAGTYRLPEAQLDRFIMKASIGYPDHASMVRILEGADHPAHDTVLPTVVMGDMVTTMTKLARSVHVDPSINDYVSRLVDATRSADEVRLGVSVRGGLALIRTAKTYAAALGRAYVVPDDVKTLAEPVLAHRIVLDPEAEFDGVTAGSIVANVVLETPPPLDGTLV; via the coding sequence ATGGCCGAGCCGCCGGCCCCGGCCGAGCCGCCGCGCCCCTCCGCCGTGCTCACGGACGACCAGGCCGCCTGGTTCCAGAGCATGGTGGACGCCATCGTCGCCAACGTCGAACGCGTGCTGCTCGGCAAGACGCACGTCATCAGGCTCGCCGTGACCGCGCTGCTCAGCGAGGGCCACCTCTTGCTGGAAGACGTGCCGGGAACGGGCAAGACCTCGTTGGCGAGGGCGCTCGCCGAGAGCATCTCGGGAACGAGCAGCCGCATCCAGTTCACCCCCGACCTGCTGCCAGGCGACGTCACGGGGGTCGGCGTCTACGACCAGCGCAAAGGCGACTTCGAGTTCCATCCCGGCCCGGTCTTCGCCAACGTGGTGCTCGCCGACGAGATCAACAGGGCCAGCCCGAAGACGCAGGCCGCGCTCCTGGAGGTCATGGAGGAGCGCCAGGTCAGCGTCGACGGCGTGACCCATCGCCTGGCCCCGCCGTTCATGGTGATCGCCACGCAGAACCCCGTCGAGCAGGCGGGAACGTACCGCCTGCCGGAGGCGCAGCTCGACCGGTTCATCATGAAGGCATCCATCGGCTACCCGGACCACGCGTCGATGGTGCGCATTCTCGAGGGCGCGGACCACCCGGCGCACGACACCGTGCTTCCCACCGTCGTGATGGGCGACATGGTCACCACGATGACCAAGCTGGCCAGGTCGGTGCATGTCGATCCGTCGATCAACGACTACGTGTCGCGGCTGGTGGATGCCACGCGCAGCGCCGACGAGGTGCGTCTCGGCGTCAGCGTGCGCGGCGGCCTCGCCCTCATCCGCACGGCCAAGACGTACGCCGCGGCGCTGGGACGCGCCTACGTCGTGCCCGACGACGTGAAGACGCTGGCGGAGCCCGTGCTGGCTCACCGGATCGTGCTCGATCCCGAGGCCGAGTTCGACGGCGTCACCGCGGGCAGCATCGTCGCGAACGTCGTGCTGGAGACACCGCCGCCGCTGGACGGGACGCTGGTGTGA
- a CDS encoding DUF58 domain-containing protein codes for MSFDAHSGSTGIDNARTRIVGARDDRLADAVVAVVRFWRRFTLWCSRAIHWVTQVTTVTGVCVAAVTIAAFIAGYVAGWSEALVVAWVGAALFVLAVGYLLGSVAYRATVHLPTPRVVVGGSAPVDVEVSNPTRRGLLAARIEVPVGDGVAEFAVPGLRPGTRFRDVFQVPTTHRGVVIVGPVRSVRADPVGLLRRETDWQQTAELFVHPQTVTLPSMSTGLVRDLEGNTTRDLTTSDMSFHALREYARGDERRHIHWRSTAKTGAFMVRQYEQTRRSNLLIALSTAEGDFASNDEFELAVSAAASLGVRAVRDDRSVSFVVGERTPDFAKTPVLDVRRLDAVTPTRLLDALCRIEMAGSALHITDVAKVSADTTPDLSIVFLVCGSDVTTAHLRQAATMFQLGIAVVVVRCAPGSAPGLRRVGDVSILTIGYLEDLRSSLANWKAV; via the coding sequence GTGAGCTTCGACGCGCACTCCGGCAGCACCGGGATCGACAACGCTCGAACCCGGATCGTCGGCGCGCGCGATGACCGACTCGCCGATGCCGTGGTCGCGGTGGTGCGCTTCTGGCGCCGATTCACGCTGTGGTGCTCCCGCGCGATCCACTGGGTCACGCAGGTCACCACCGTGACGGGCGTGTGCGTCGCCGCCGTGACGATCGCCGCCTTCATCGCCGGCTATGTCGCAGGCTGGTCGGAGGCCCTCGTCGTGGCGTGGGTGGGGGCGGCGCTGTTCGTGCTGGCCGTCGGCTACCTGCTGGGATCCGTCGCCTATCGCGCGACGGTGCACCTGCCGACGCCGCGCGTCGTCGTCGGCGGCTCGGCACCGGTTGACGTGGAGGTCTCGAACCCCACAAGACGCGGCCTGCTGGCGGCACGCATCGAGGTGCCGGTCGGGGACGGCGTCGCGGAGTTCGCCGTGCCGGGGCTGCGCCCCGGCACCAGGTTCCGCGATGTCTTTCAGGTGCCGACGACGCACAGGGGAGTCGTGATCGTCGGCCCGGTGCGCTCGGTGCGCGCCGACCCGGTCGGGCTCCTGCGCCGCGAGACCGACTGGCAGCAGACCGCCGAGCTCTTCGTGCACCCGCAGACCGTCACGCTGCCGAGCATGAGCACGGGACTGGTGCGCGACCTCGAAGGCAACACCACGAGAGACCTCACGACGAGCGACATGTCCTTCCACGCCTTGCGCGAGTACGCGCGCGGCGACGAGCGCAGGCACATCCATTGGCGCAGCACGGCGAAGACCGGCGCGTTCATGGTGCGTCAGTACGAGCAGACCAGACGCAGCAACCTCCTCATCGCGCTCTCGACGGCGGAGGGCGACTTCGCATCGAACGACGAGTTCGAGCTCGCGGTCAGCGCGGCGGCGTCCCTCGGCGTGCGCGCGGTGCGCGACGATCGCAGCGTGTCGTTCGTGGTCGGGGAGCGCACGCCCGATTTCGCCAAGACGCCCGTGCTCGATGTGCGCAGACTCGACGCGGTCACCCCGACCCGTCTGCTCGACGCGCTGTGCCGCATCGAGATGGCGGGGTCAGCCCTGCACATCACCGACGTGGCCAAGGTGTCCGCCGACACCACTCCCGACCTGTCGATCGTGTTCCTCGTCTGCGGTTCCGACGTGACGACCGCGCACCTGAGGCAGGCCGCGACGATGTTCCAGCTCGGTATCGCCGTCGTGGTGGTGCGATGCGCGCCGGGCAGCGCCCCTGGGCTACGTCGGGTGGGCGACGTGAGCATCCTCACCATCGGATACCTCGAAGATCTGCGCTCGAGCCTGGCCAACTGGAAGGCCGTATGA
- a CDS encoding DUF3488 and transglutaminase-like domain-containing protein → MSVGLRHRIAATGYLLVLMTCAVVAFWPIYRDSDFVAMAIGALVAGAAVAVVGAIRRWSTLVTACVAAGAFLVLGVPLAVPGETMWRVAPTWQGFLDFLSALALSWRQLVTISVPVGSYQALLTPPYVLAFAGTLVSITVALRARMPELALVPPLAVFTMAIVLGSDTTATPLPLVVAIAALSVGWLAWMRRRRRVSRLVSLDSAHADGVRRGERSFAAARSVTVATVAVAVAVAAGVAVTTVLPTTAARTVARTTAMPPFNPRDYASPLSGFRSYLQPATAHRALFTVTGAGRLRTIRLATLDTYNGVVYSVGTQPGDSGAFARVPDTLALPDRDGDGAGRSIQTLEVSIDGLSGPWLPTFGDLQTISFGGDDPGALRDGFYYNSTTATMADIAAVRAGDSYSVTAQTTPSLTIAQLATAKPGDAALPAVSVMPDDLDDTVHRYEGDADTPGKKLSAVLLKLTQNGYISHGIGSEPTSLSGHGADRITSLLTDQPMIGDQEQYAVTAALMARRLGFPARVVLGFTVPQNSDNGSTTITGSDITAWIQVQTAKQGWVDVDPNPQVRPIPEKKPERPKQISRPQSVVDPPKDTSDRDQNPPPQSHVKQEKTDQLPLWLSILLTVLTVLGWTLSVAALVVAPFLAVIAAKWRRRRGRRSSRAGPRVRISGAWREFADSAVDHGYSPHASATRSEAAQAVGGPRSLLLASVADRSAFGRAEPTEADADQVWRAVEELRRDLDARTTRWGRLRARVSLRSLGGYRGGRTEKGSSSTGSER, encoded by the coding sequence ATGAGCGTCGGGCTTCGTCACCGCATCGCCGCCACGGGGTACCTGCTGGTGCTCATGACGTGCGCCGTCGTCGCGTTCTGGCCGATCTATCGCGACTCGGACTTCGTCGCGATGGCGATCGGCGCACTGGTCGCGGGCGCCGCGGTCGCCGTCGTCGGTGCGATCCGGCGATGGAGCACCCTGGTCACCGCGTGCGTCGCGGCGGGCGCGTTCCTCGTGCTCGGCGTTCCGCTGGCCGTGCCGGGAGAGACGATGTGGCGCGTGGCGCCCACCTGGCAGGGGTTTCTCGACTTCCTCTCCGCACTCGCGCTGAGCTGGCGCCAGCTCGTGACGATCAGTGTTCCCGTCGGGTCGTATCAGGCGCTGCTGACGCCGCCCTACGTGCTGGCGTTCGCTGGAACGCTGGTCTCGATCACGGTGGCGCTTCGAGCGAGGATGCCCGAGCTCGCCCTCGTCCCTCCGCTGGCCGTGTTCACCATGGCGATCGTTCTCGGCTCCGACACGACGGCGACGCCGCTGCCCTTGGTGGTCGCGATCGCCGCGCTCAGCGTCGGCTGGCTCGCGTGGATGCGTCGTCGCCGCCGCGTCTCCCGCCTGGTGTCCCTCGACAGCGCGCACGCCGACGGTGTGCGCCGCGGCGAACGCTCGTTCGCCGCGGCGCGGTCTGTCACGGTCGCGACGGTGGCGGTCGCCGTCGCCGTCGCCGCCGGGGTCGCCGTGACGACAGTGCTGCCCACGACGGCCGCGCGCACCGTCGCGCGCACGACCGCCATGCCGCCGTTCAACCCGCGCGACTATGCGAGCCCGCTGTCCGGATTCCGCTCCTACCTGCAACCCGCGACCGCCCACCGGGCGCTGTTCACCGTGACCGGCGCGGGAAGACTGCGCACGATCCGCCTGGCCACGCTCGACACGTACAACGGCGTCGTGTACTCGGTGGGCACGCAGCCGGGCGACTCGGGGGCGTTCGCGCGGGTGCCGGACACCCTTGCGCTGCCGGATCGGGACGGGGACGGCGCGGGGCGGAGCATCCAGACGCTCGAGGTCTCGATCGACGGGCTCTCCGGTCCGTGGCTGCCGACGTTCGGCGATCTGCAGACGATCTCCTTCGGCGGTGACGATCCGGGAGCACTTCGCGACGGCTTCTACTACAACTCGACGACGGCGACGATGGCCGACATCGCCGCGGTGCGGGCAGGCGATTCGTACAGTGTCACCGCGCAGACCACGCCGTCGCTCACCATCGCGCAGCTGGCGACGGCGAAGCCGGGCGACGCTGCGCTGCCGGCGGTCTCCGTCATGCCCGACGATCTCGACGACACCGTGCACCGCTACGAGGGCGACGCCGACACCCCGGGCAAGAAGCTCTCCGCCGTGCTGCTCAAGCTCACACAGAACGGCTACATCAGCCACGGCATCGGTTCGGAGCCGACAAGCCTCTCCGGGCACGGCGCCGACCGCATCACCTCGCTGCTCACCGATCAGCCGATGATCGGCGACCAGGAGCAGTACGCGGTGACGGCGGCGCTGATGGCGAGGCGACTCGGATTTCCGGCTCGCGTGGTGCTCGGCTTCACGGTCCCGCAGAACAGCGACAACGGTTCGACGACGATCACGGGGTCGGACATCACGGCGTGGATCCAGGTGCAGACCGCGAAGCAGGGCTGGGTCGACGTGGATCCGAATCCGCAGGTGCGGCCCATCCCAGAGAAGAAGCCGGAGCGTCCGAAGCAGATCTCCCGACCGCAGTCCGTCGTCGACCCGCCGAAGGACACCAGCGACCGGGATCAGAACCCGCCGCCGCAGTCGCACGTGAAGCAGGAGAAGACCGACCAGCTGCCGCTGTGGCTGAGCATCCTGCTGACGGTGCTCACCGTGCTCGGGTGGACGCTGTCGGTCGCGGCGCTGGTCGTCGCGCCGTTCCTCGCCGTGATCGCCGCCAAGTGGCGCAGGCGCCGAGGGCGCCGGTCGTCGCGTGCCGGTCCTCGGGTGCGCATCTCGGGTGCGTGGCGCGAGTTCGCGGACTCCGCCGTCGATCACGGCTACTCGCCGCACGCCTCCGCCACGCGCAGCGAGGCCGCGCAGGCGGTGGGCGGTCCCCGGTCGCTGCTGCTCGCCTCGGTGGCCGACCGGTCGGCGTTCGGACGGGCCGAGCCCACCGAGGCCGACGCCGACCAGGTGTGGCGCGCCGTGGAGGAGCTGCGTCGGGACCTCGACGCGCGCACCACCAGATGGGGTCGGCTGCGTGCGCGCGTCTCCCTCCGGTCGCTGGGCGGCTACCGTGGAGGGAGAACCGAAAAGGGTTCGTCATCGACAGGGAGTGAGCGGTGA
- a CDS encoding FtsK/SpoIIIE domain-containing protein produces MTVLGRSPHDAVVLPRRAPAPARGTFPVLAVLAPVAGAAVLYAVIGSPMMLAFAALSPVIAIAGAVDGRIAARRRRRADARTHAAESAVFLDSVSSAHRAERAALDAEHPSAAALLADASHRSRRWTAPSARLAVVRIGTGTTASRLVVSGSAESEEDLELVAAARSLADAPILGDPADGIGVVGPLPAARALVRGLVVQLAHAHPPGALALDAPDAEAYRWLAGYPHAGRAHAAPLVVHVSDTGEDPAGGKLRADAQASMARRNEPLGEAILAVAPSVETLPSGCRLVVRVEADGDLRMLSAAAEQTGARAELITAQQALGFGTALAVEAAARGIAAVSPLAEHVELAELGAAVDADRTAAADAALPATFCVSDAGPLVIDLVASGPHAVVTGTTGSGKSELLTSWVLGIASAASPLVVNFLLVDFKGGTAFQRLAALPHTVGVVTDLGHGEALRALKSLRAEIRRREAELARRAASDLRDAPDAFPRLVIVVDEAAAMLAAFPDLAALFVDIAARGRALGMHLVLATQRATGVLGDALIANCALRISLRLSSEADSAALLGTDAAARLPHGIPGRLVVSRDGTTVIAQAASARDSDIESVVSRFAGGVVPRAPWLPALPSRIPLSAFGASPPDSVVIGAGDDPDRQVQEGIVYRPTAAHLLVQGARGSGKSTVLAAVGAQWTGEVVVVPADVEGAWDALSTAAARPACDDPAPCLVLLDDVDALLERFDDEHRDAVVERIRALLIDGPRAGTALVCTASSLPSALRAVAGRFGERLVLRQSDRQEHVLAGAPAELYDADAPPGRGVWRERACQVMLVPPPPLPIRFPPPELEFEAGTVTVVVTQNPEAVLTGFAAADLDVEVIDVGAIGTDSPGVGDSTSPVGVVADRPDHDAGTHSSGGVSVRTTARAVVLVGDAETWQSRFGLLARVRSRAVMVFDGCPLPHLRALLHTRELPPTTVPGHVLVREPSGVFSRARMP; encoded by the coding sequence ATGACAGTTCTCGGCCGTTCCCCGCACGACGCCGTCGTGTTGCCCAGGCGTGCACCGGCCCCAGCACGTGGGACATTCCCCGTGCTCGCCGTGCTCGCACCTGTCGCCGGCGCGGCCGTGCTCTATGCGGTGATCGGGTCGCCGATGATGCTGGCCTTCGCGGCGCTCAGCCCGGTCATCGCGATCGCCGGCGCTGTCGACGGACGCATCGCGGCCAGGAGGAGACGCCGTGCGGATGCCCGCACTCACGCCGCGGAGAGCGCCGTCTTTCTCGACTCAGTCTCCTCCGCGCACCGTGCCGAGCGTGCGGCACTCGACGCCGAACATCCGTCCGCCGCCGCCCTCCTCGCCGACGCATCGCATCGCTCGCGGCGGTGGACCGCTCCAAGCGCACGCCTCGCGGTCGTGCGCATCGGCACCGGAACGACGGCCAGCAGGCTGGTCGTGTCGGGTTCGGCTGAGTCCGAGGAAGACCTCGAGCTCGTCGCGGCCGCGCGCTCGCTCGCCGATGCGCCGATACTGGGTGATCCCGCGGACGGCATCGGCGTCGTCGGCCCGCTGCCTGCGGCGAGAGCTCTGGTGCGCGGCCTGGTCGTCCAGCTCGCGCACGCACATCCACCCGGCGCACTCGCGCTCGACGCGCCAGACGCCGAGGCCTATCGCTGGCTCGCCGGCTACCCGCACGCCGGGCGCGCGCATGCCGCGCCCCTGGTCGTGCACGTCAGCGACACGGGTGAGGACCCGGCAGGGGGAAAGCTGCGGGCCGATGCGCAGGCATCGATGGCCCGTCGGAACGAGCCGTTGGGCGAAGCGATCCTCGCCGTGGCGCCGAGCGTGGAGACGCTGCCGAGCGGATGTCGTCTCGTCGTGCGGGTGGAGGCCGACGGTGATCTGAGGATGCTCTCGGCAGCGGCAGAACAGACGGGTGCTCGAGCCGAGCTGATCACGGCGCAACAGGCCTTGGGATTCGGCACGGCGCTCGCCGTGGAGGCCGCAGCCAGAGGCATCGCGGCAGTGTCACCGCTTGCGGAGCACGTTGAACTCGCCGAGCTGGGCGCCGCGGTCGACGCGGATCGGACCGCGGCCGCGGACGCGGCGCTGCCCGCAACGTTCTGCGTGTCCGACGCCGGGCCGCTCGTCATCGATCTCGTCGCGTCGGGGCCGCACGCGGTCGTCACCGGAACGACGGGCAGCGGCAAGAGCGAATTGCTCACCTCCTGGGTGCTGGGCATCGCATCGGCGGCGAGCCCCCTGGTCGTGAACTTTCTGCTCGTCGACTTCAAGGGCGGCACCGCCTTTCAGCGGCTGGCGGCGCTGCCGCACACGGTCGGCGTCGTCACCGACCTCGGCCACGGCGAGGCGTTGCGGGCGCTGAAGAGCCTGCGCGCCGAGATCCGACGCCGGGAAGCGGAGCTGGCGCGACGCGCGGCATCCGACCTGCGCGATGCGCCCGACGCGTTCCCGCGGCTCGTCATCGTCGTGGATGAGGCGGCGGCGATGCTCGCCGCATTCCCCGATCTCGCCGCTCTCTTCGTCGACATCGCCGCACGGGGCCGCGCGCTCGGCATGCATCTCGTCCTCGCCACGCAGCGCGCGACCGGCGTGCTCGGCGACGCGCTCATCGCGAACTGCGCACTGCGCATCTCACTGCGACTGTCCTCCGAGGCGGACAGCGCTGCATTGCTCGGAACGGATGCCGCAGCGCGACTTCCGCACGGCATCCCCGGCAGGCTCGTCGTCAGCCGCGACGGAACGACGGTGATCGCGCAGGCGGCGTCGGCGCGCGACAGCGACATCGAGTCGGTCGTCAGCAGGTTCGCTGGAGGGGTCGTGCCGCGTGCTCCGTGGCTGCCGGCGCTGCCCTCGCGCATCCCGCTCTCGGCCTTCGGCGCATCGCCTCCGGATTCCGTGGTGATCGGCGCCGGGGACGACCCGGACCGCCAGGTGCAGGAGGGCATCGTCTACCGCCCGACCGCCGCGCACCTGCTCGTGCAGGGTGCGCGCGGCTCGGGAAAGTCGACGGTTCTCGCCGCAGTCGGGGCACAGTGGACGGGCGAAGTCGTCGTCGTGCCGGCTGACGTCGAGGGAGCGTGGGATGCGCTGTCAACGGCAGCGGCACGCCCCGCGTGCGACGACCCCGCGCCGTGCCTCGTGCTCCTCGACGACGTCGACGCTCTGCTCGAGCGGTTCGACGACGAGCACCGCGACGCCGTCGTGGAGCGCATCCGCGCTCTGCTCATCGACGGTCCACGCGCCGGCACGGCACTCGTCTGCACGGCTTCCTCATTGCCCAGCGCACTGCGCGCCGTCGCAGGCCGTTTCGGAGAGCGGCTCGTGCTGCGTCAGTCCGACCGCCAGGAGCACGTGCTCGCCGGCGCGCCCGCCGAACTCTACGACGCGGATGCGCCGCCCGGCCGGGGCGTGTGGCGCGAGCGCGCGTGCCAGGTCATGCTCGTGCCGCCGCCTCCGCTGCCAATCCGGTTCCCGCCGCCCGAACTCGAGTTCGAGGCGGGGACGGTCACCGTCGTCGTGACGCAGAACCCGGAGGCGGTGCTCACCGGGTTCGCTGCAGCAGACCTCGACGTGGAGGTCATCGATGTCGGGGCGATCGGCACCGATTCACCAGGGGTCGGCGACTCCACCAGCCC